A stretch of the Dioscorea cayenensis subsp. rotundata cultivar TDr96_F1 chromosome 4, TDr96_F1_v2_PseudoChromosome.rev07_lg8_w22 25.fasta, whole genome shotgun sequence genome encodes the following:
- the LOC120258327 gene encoding LOB domain-containing protein 6 yields MAASSSSPMGSTISIASSLATTTTTTTSSSSSSSSSSPCAACKFLRRKCQPDCVFAPYFPPDNPQKFIHVHRVFGASNVTKLLNELHPYQREDAVNSLAYEADMRLRDPVYGCVGVISVLQHQLRQLQIEISCAKSELSKYQSTFGPPSFSSSNPPTTNLININAQPTAMGSGIGHFFPTSHAREPPQPHLMMMRNSYDTYDDSLVAAAMNASAASFVPFAGGGQFARPNAAAAAAADDRPGIGPSEKPLCS; encoded by the coding sequence ATGgctgcatcatcatcatctccaatGGGATCAACCATCTCCATCGCTTCCTCTTTGGCCACCACCACAACAACCACCACctcttcatcatcctcatcttcatcttcttctccatgcGCCGCATGCAAATTTCTCCGGCGAAAATGCCAACCGGACTGCGTATTCGCGCCGTATTTCCCGCCGGACAACCCTCAAAAGTTCATCCACGTTCACCGCGTCTTCGGCGCCAGCAACGTCACTAAACTCCTCAACGAACTCCACCCTTACCAACGTGAAGACGCCGTCAATTCCCTCGCCTACGAAGCCGATATGCGCCTCCGTGACCCCGTCTACGGCTGCGTCGGCGTCATCTCCGTCCTTCAGCACCAACTTCGGCAACTCCAGATCGAGATTTCATGTGCAAAATCCGAGCTTTCCAAGTACCAGTCCACGTTCGGCCCTCCATCTTTCTCCTCTTCCAATCCTCCCACCACTAATCTTATCAACATCAATGCTCAACCGACGGCCATGGGCTCCGGCATTGGCCACTTCTTTCCGACGTCTCATGCTAGAGAACCACCACAACCGcatttgatgatgatgagaaacTCTTATGATACTTATGATGATAGTTTAGTCGCTGCCGCCATGAATGCTTCTGCTGCTAGTTTCGTTCCTTTCGCCGGCGGTGGCCAGTTTGCAAGACCCaacgctgctgctgctgctgctgctgatgatCGTCCCGGTATTGGCCCTTCTGAGAAACCTTTGTGCTCATGA